From the Daucus carota subsp. sativus chromosome 8, DH1 v3.0, whole genome shotgun sequence genome, one window contains:
- the LOC108197815 gene encoding uncharacterized protein LOC108197815 translates to MEVADQDDILFADLSKQISLLIMDDEDHLPYPPVTYQVYSRVVQPMTQPAQVLNYEQSKGTGVFIPRSTHRRRKSKQGRSNTDYNAAAASKNTTECSQNNSKGLLAPQQGQLAYNNYTFYSSFNHKRI, encoded by the exons ATGGAAGTTGCGGATCAAGATGATATTCTGTTTGCAGATTTGAGCAAGCAAATCTCTCTTCTCATAATGGACGACGAAGATCACCTCCCCTATCCTCCGGTTACTTATCAG GTATATTCTCGAGTTGTTCAGCCAATGACACAGCCAGCACAAGTGCTGAATTACGAGCAGAGCAAAGGAACGGGGGTTTTTATACCGCGATCGACACATCGTAGAAGAAAGAGCAAGCAAGGAAGATCGAATACTGATTACAATGCTGCTGCTGCATCAAAGAATACTACAGAGTGCTCCCAGAACAACTCAAAAGGCCTTCTTGCTCCGCAGCAGGGCCAGTTGGCTTACAATAATTACACATTTTACAGTTCTTTTAATCACAAAAGGATTTGA
- the LOC108197234 gene encoding 3-dehydrosphinganine reductase TSC10A, giving the protein MADTSLYLLSLLFLPLSLLLILFFLVRPRHVSIPIKSRHVFITGGSSGIGLALAHRAAADGARVSILARNLEKLEAAQQSIRLATGIDVAIYSADVRDYDAVKGALEQAGDVDVLVCNQGVFVPQELETHDLEEFKFMIDVNVIGTFHLIKAALPGMKGRKDRGPGSIAIISSQAGQVGIYGYTAYSASKFALRGMAEALQQEVIAEDIHVSLIFPPDTETPGFVEENKRRPELTSIIAASSGSMKAEEVARKALNGIKSGKFIVPCNFEGVMLSIATAGLSPQPSFLMAFVEVVAAGILRFAALCFQWNWYSSIEGWHKKKR; this is encoded by the exons ATGGCGGACACATCCCTCTATCTGCTCTCTCTCCTCTTTCTCCCCCTCTCTCTTCTCCTCATTCTCTTCTTCCTTGTCCGCCCCCGCCACGTCAGCATCCCAATCAAATCTCGCCACGTCTTCATCACCGGCGGCTCCAGCGGCATCGGCCTGGCCCTCGCCCACCGCGCCGCCGCCGACGGCGCTCGCGTCTCCATCCTCGCGCGCAACCTCGAAAAACTCGAAGCCGCTCAGCAGTCCATCCGCCTCGCCACCGGCATCGACGTCGCCATCTACAGCGCCGACGTGCGTGACTACGACGCGGTCAAAGGCGCGTTGGAGCAGGCCGGAGATGTGGATGTGCTGGTGTGTAATCAAGGAGTGTTTGTGCCGCAGGAATTAGAGACTCATGATTTGGAGGAGTTTAAGTTTATGATTGATGTGAATGTGATCGGGACTTTTCATTTGATTAAAGCTGCTTTGCCTGGGATGAAAGGGAGGAAGGACCGTGGTCCAGGTTCGATTGCTATTATTTCGTCTCAGGCTGGTCAG GTGGGTATTTATGGCTATACTGCATATTCAGCCAGTAAGTTTGCCCTCAGGGGCATGGCCGAAGCACTGCAGCAAGAAGTCATAGCGGAAGATATTCATGTCTCTCTCATATTTCCCCCAGATACTGAAACTCCTGGCTTTGTTGAAG AAAACAAGAGGAGACCGGAACTTACAAGTATAATAGCAGCTTCGTCTGGTTCAATGAAAGCTGAGGAAGTTGCACGAAAAGCTTTAAATGGCATAAAATCTGGGAAATTTATTGTACCCTGCAACTTTGAAGGAGTCATGTTGTCCATAGCAACGGCCGGTCTATCTCCTCAACCATCATTCTTGATGGCGTTTGTTGAGGTAGTTGCTGCTGGTATATTACGCTTTGCAGCCCTTTGTTTCCAGTGGAATTGGTATAGCAGCATAGAGGGATGGCACAAAAAGAAGAGATAG
- the LOC108199741 gene encoding peroxiredoxin-2F, mitochondrial: MAAAALYRRSSAIKSLAGNLRAGAYLRSYASVSEGTDLVSAAPNVSLQKARSWDEGVSSKFSTTSLKDIFKDKKIVIFGLPGAFTGVCSTQHVPSYKNNIDKFKAKGVDSVICVSVNDPYVMNGWAEKLQSKEAIEFYGDFDGSFHKSLDLDIDLSAALLGHRSHRWSAYVVDGKVKALNVEKAPSEFEVSGGEVILAQI, from the exons ATGGCTGCAGCTGCACTATACCGACGCTCATCGGCGATCAAATCCCTCGCCGGAAACCTCCGCGCCGGAGCTTATCTACGGAGCTACGCGTCAGTTTCTGAGGGAACAGACCTCGTATCGGCGGCGCCGAATGTTTCGCTACAGAAAGCTAGAAGCTGGGATGAAGGCGTCTCCTCCAAATTCTCCACCACTTCCCTCAAAGACATCTTCAAG GACAAGAAGATTGTTATTTTTGGGCTCCCT GGTGCATTCACTGGCGTATGCTCAACCCAGCATGTTCCAAGTTACAAGAACAACATTGACAAGTTCAAGGCCAAAGGAGTTGATTCTGTGATATGCGTCTCTGTCAATGATCCTTATGTTATGAATGGCTGGGCAGAGAAACTACAATCAAAAGAAGCA ATTGAGTTTTATGGCGACTTCGATGGGAGCTTTCACAAAAGTTTGGACTTGGATATTGATCTTTCTGCAGCTTTACTGGGCCACCGCTCGCATAG ATGGTCTGCTTATGTGGTTGATGGTAAAGTTAAGGCTCTAAACGTGGAGAAAGCTCCATCTGAGTTCGAGGTTTCTGGCGGTGAAGTCATTTTGGCGCAGATATGA
- the LOC108198895 gene encoding uncharacterized protein LOC108198895 isoform X2, giving the protein MFRAQQWVHTILILFLHHPIFIRAVSYAVDNNVNLFEDSKKVSSTKDTRAFGCDMSTLVIFVFIILNIIVYKLCELHETECSEKDEAFVIPSGERFHRFSLAEILLATNSFDEKCLIGKGGSARVYKGMIDNGGTPVAIKRLSFVNKRCGGSMFWTEIQMLSKLRHSHLVSLVGYCDEQNEMILVFEYIPCGTLSDHLHRSFEKGYYTLSWIERLRICIGAARGLDYLHTGTSIHQRVIHRDVKTTNILLDDHLEAKIADFGISKIVTANQGCTYVSTAVKGTFGYMDPSYFVTGRLTRKSDVYAFGVVLFEVLSGRRAVDLSRDDKQYKQFGLAGWAQTCIRQGRIIEIVDSTLKSEISKESLLAFVRIAYRCLNGQPDCRPTMAEIVVVLEFALALQENPEFTRFEGKSGSNSPPHLAAVEVAYGEDQVKSFEMNRSRITFSGKFCRTLLASIRALSVHTNAKRLSYNRKENRVDNKLSLNKLGVFPEANNRARLNKVDIFPQAKGLAMTADSRRFSLAELSSTTRGFSPDLMLSEGNYGSVFIGWLDEDTFAPSRIGIGKAVVIVRCSPDQRLRTTQMEVDLYGRYNHPNLANRLGFCLEGQELLLIYGYIPNGSVERYAYKDNGKSLSWVVWLKILIGTARYLDFLHSSEDHIIFGELTPSSILLDEEFNPKICIRGSSRLGPSDGDTLVTGIPCVNAHYSAESEGYLSPEYKEAGCLSSKNDVYAFGVVLLEILTGMRVVDFNARNKKMNLVDKARPVLACERKFKTVVNPKLLEQKYCPKGVESILSDVPALALQCLDLDPEKRPSMKQVLKILEDVNAVTR; this is encoded by the exons ATGTTTCGTGCTCAACAATGGGTGCATACCATCCTCATCTTGTTCCTCCACCATCCAATCTTCATCAGAGCTGTATCGTATGCTGTTGACAATAACGTTAACTTGTTTGAAGACAGCAAGAAAGTGTCCAGTACTAAAGATACGCGAGCTTTTGGTTGTGATATGTCAACTCTGGTAATATTTGTATTCATTATATTGAATATCATCGTCTACAAGCTCTGTGAACTTCATGAAACAGAGTGTAGTGAAAAAGACGAGGCATTTGTGATACCATCAGGAGAAAGATTTCACCGGTTTTCACTTGCTGAAATTTTGCTGGCAACAAACAGCTTTGATGAGAAATGTCTGATTGGTAAGGGAGGCTCCGCGAGAGTCTACAAAGGGATGATTGATAATGGAGGGACTCCAGTTGCTATAAAGAGATTGAGTTTTGTTAACAAAAGATGTGGAGGATCAATGTTCTGGACCGAAATTCAAATGCTTTCCAAGCTGAGACACAGTCACTTGGTGTCCCTTGTTGGTTATTGCGATGAACAGAATGAAATGATTCTTGTCTTTGAGTATATTCCTTGTGGTACTCTATCTGATCATCTGCATcgaagttttgaaaaaggctaTTACACCTTGTCGTGGATTGAGCGCTTAAGGATTTGTATTGGAGCTGCGCGGGGATTGGACTATCTTCACACGGGTACTAGCATTCATCAAAGAGTGATACATCGTGATGTGAAGACTACAAATATTTTGTTGGATGACCACTTGGAAGCTAAAATTGCAGACTTTGGAATTTCCAAGATTGTCACGGCAAATCAGGGGTGCACTTATGTCAGTACTGCTGTCAAGGGAACATTTGGGTATATGGATCCATCTTATTTTGTGACTGGAAGATTGACGAGGAAATCTGATGTGTACGCGTTTGGAGTTGTGCTGTTTGAAGTTTTGTCTGGAAGAAGAGCAGTTGATTTAAGTCGGGATGATAAGCAGTATAAGCAATTTGGTTTAGCTGGATGGGCACAGACTTGTATAAGACAAGGAAGAATAATTGAGATTGTTGATTCTACTCTGAAGAGTGAAatttcaaaagaatctttattgGCTTTTGTGAGAATTGCATACCGATGCTTAAATGGCCAGCCTGATTGTCGTCCTACAATGGCTGAAATTGTGGTAGTTCTTGAATTTGCATTGGCTCTGCAAGAGAATCCAGAGTTTACTCGATTTGAGGGGAAAAGTGGTAGTAATAGTCCACCACATCTCGCAGCAGTGGAGGTGGCATATGGAGAGGATCAAGTGAAGTCGTTTGAGATGAATCGTTCCAGGATAACATTCTCTGGGAAGTTCTGCAGGACCCTTTTAGCCTCAATCCGAGCATTATCCG TACACACAAATGCAAAGAGATTAAGCTACAACAGGAAAGAAAACAGGGTTGATAACAAATTGAGCCTGAACAAATTAGGTGTTTTCCCTGAGGCAAATAACAGAGCGAGGTTGAACAAAGTTGACATTTTCCCACAGGCAAAGGGTCTTGCGATGACTGCTGATTCAAGGAGGTTCAGCTTAGCAGAATTGAGTAGTACAACGAGAGGCTTTAGTCCGGATCTGATGTTGAGTGAGGGAAACTATGGAAGTGTTTTCATTGGCTGGCTTGATGAAGACACGTTTGCTCCCTCAAGAATTGGCATCGGAAAAGCAGTTGTCATAGTAAGATGTAGTCCAGATCAAAGACTCAGAACTAcacag atggaggtggatcTTTATGGAAGATATAACCATCCGAATCTTGCCAATCGTTTGGGATTCTGTTTAGAAGGCCAGGAATTACTGCTTATTTATGGATACATTCCGAATGGAAGTGTAGAAAGATACGCTTACAAAG ATAATGGAAAATCACTTTCTTGGGTTGTCTGGCTCAAAATATTGATAGGAACAGCACGGTATCTTGATTTTCTCCATTCCTCAGAGGATCATATCATTTTTGGCGAATTAACACCCTCTAGTATATTGCTGGATGAG gAATTTAATCCAAAGATCTGTATCCGTGGGAGCTCAAGACTTGGTCCTTCAGATGGTGATACACTAGTAACAGGCATTCCGTGTGTAAATGCACATTATTCTGCAGAATCAGAAGGATATCTCTCTCCAGAATACAAAGAAGCTG GTTGCCTGAGCTCCAAGAACGATGTTTATGCTTTCGGTGTGGTGTTACTAGAAATACTGACAGGAATGAGAGTGGTCGACTTCAATGCCAGGAATAAGAAGATGAATTTGGTGGATAAGGCGAGACCTGTTCTAGCCTGCGAAAGAAAGTTTAAGACAGTAGTGAACCCGAAGCTGCTAGAGCAGAAGTACTGTCCAAAGGGTGTAGAGTCAATTTTATCAGATGTTCCAGCACTTGCATTACAATGCCTTGATCTTGACCCTGAAAAACGCCCCTCAATGAAACAAGTGTTAAAGATTTTAGAAGATGTTAATGCCGTCACAAGATAA
- the LOC108199739 gene encoding putative receptor-like protein kinase At5g39000 yields the protein MSLAHQWIHTILLILLLHYPIFTAAITSPVDDRINILKKEKRVFGCDNVTLMIVVIVILNIIVYKLCERYEAKYSGRDQMILWPGHICRRFSLAEILCATHNFDDKCLTGKGGSAKVYKGILDNGATTVAIKRLNFTSKQAGRAVFWTEIEMLSKFRHGHLVSLVGYCDEWHEMILVFEYVPGGTLSDHLHKAFEKGYYTLSWIQRLRICIGAAQGLDYLHTGTGIHQRVIHRDVKSTNILLDDKLEAKIADFGISKIVAANQGCTYISTAVRGTFGYMDPAYFSTGRLTRKSDVYAFGVVLFEVLCGRRAVDLSRDDEQSGLAGWMGTKVY from the coding sequence ATGTCTCTTGCTCACCAGTGGATTCATACTATTTTACTTATATTGCTTCTCCACTATCCAATTTTCACCGCGGCTATAACATCCCCTGTTGATGACAGGATTAACATCTTAAAGAAAGAGAAGCGAGTTTTTGGTTGTGATAATGTAACTTTGATGATAGTTGTGATCGTTATATTGAATATCATTGTCTATAAGCTCTGTGAACGTTATGAGGCCAAGTATAGTGGAAGAGACCAGATGATTTTGTGGCCAGGGCATATATGTCGTCGCTTTTCACTTGCTGAGATTTTGTGTGCTACACACAACTTTGATGATAAGTGTCTGACTGGAAAGGGAGGCTCTGCCAAAGTCTACAAAGGAATTCTTGATAACGGAGCGACTACTGTTGCTATAAAGAGACTGAATTTTACATCCAAACAAGCTGGACGAGCCGTGTTCTGGACAGAAATTGAGATGCTTTCTAAGTTTAGACACGGCCACTTAGTGTCCCTTGTTGGTTATTGTGATGAGTGGCATGAAATGATCCTCGTGTTTGAGTATGTTCCGGGTGGTACTCTATCTGATCATCTGCATAAAGCTTTTGAGAAAGGTTACTACACCTTGTCGTGGATTCAGCGCTTAAGGATTTGTATTGGAGCTGCACAGGGATTGGACTATCTCCACACGGGTACAGGTATTCATCAAAGAGTAATACACCGTGATGTGAAGAGTACTAATATTTTGTTGGACGACAAATTGGAAGCTAAAATTGCAGATTTTGGGATTTCCAAGATTGTGGCAGCAAATCAGGGATGCACATATATCAGTACGGCTGTCAGGGGGACGTTCGGGTATATGGATCCAGCATATTTTTCGACTGGCAGGTTGACCAGGAAATCAGATGTGTATGCCTTTGGAGTTGTGCTGTTTGAGGTTTTGTGTGGTAGAAGAGCAGTGGATTTAAGCCGGGATGATGAGCAATCGGGTTTAGCTGGCTGGATGGGCACAAAAGTGTATTAA
- the LOC108198895 gene encoding uncharacterized protein LOC108198895 isoform X1: protein MFRAQQWVHTILILFLHHPIFIRAVSYAVDNNVNLFEDSKKVSSTKDTRAFGCDMSTLVIFVFIILNIIVYKLCELHETECSEKDEAFVIPSGERFHRFSLAEILLATNSFDEKCLIGKGGSARVYKGMIDNGGTPVAIKRLSFVNKRCGGSMFWTEIQMLSKLRHSHLVSLVGYCDEQNEMILVFEYIPCGTLSDHLHRSFEKGYYTLSWIERLRICIGAARGLDYLHTGTSIHQRVIHRDVKTTNILLDDHLEAKIADFGISKIVTANQGCTYVSTAVKGTFGYMDPSYFVTGRLTRKSDVYAFGVVLFEVLSGRRAVDLSRDDKQYKQFGLAGWAQTCIRQGRIIEIVDSTLKSEISKESLLAFVRIAYRCLNGQPDCRPTMAEIVVVLEFALALQENPEFTRFEGKSGSNSPPHLAAVEVAYGEDQVKSFEMNRSRITFSGKFCRTLLASIRALSVHTNAKRLSYNRKENRVDNKLSLNKLGVFPEANNRARLNKVDIFPQAKGLAMTADSRRFSLAELSSTTRGFSPDLMLSEGNYGSVFIGWLDEDTFAPSRIGIGKAVVIVRCSPDQRLRTTQMEVDLYGRYNHPNLANRLGFCLEGQELLLIYGYIPNGSVERYAYKDNGKSLSWVVWLKILIGTARYLDFLHSSEDHIIFGELTPSSILLDEEFNPKICIRGSSRLGPSDGDTLVTGIPCVNAHYSAESEGYLSPEYKEAGQLSSKNDVYAFGVVLLEILTGMRVVDANTRNKKKNLVNKARPILACERKFKRVVNPKLLEQKYCPEGLNSILSDVPALALQCLDLDPEKRPSMKQVVEILERINGIVQ from the exons ATGTTTCGTGCTCAACAATGGGTGCATACCATCCTCATCTTGTTCCTCCACCATCCAATCTTCATCAGAGCTGTATCGTATGCTGTTGACAATAACGTTAACTTGTTTGAAGACAGCAAGAAAGTGTCCAGTACTAAAGATACGCGAGCTTTTGGTTGTGATATGTCAACTCTGGTAATATTTGTATTCATTATATTGAATATCATCGTCTACAAGCTCTGTGAACTTCATGAAACAGAGTGTAGTGAAAAAGACGAGGCATTTGTGATACCATCAGGAGAAAGATTTCACCGGTTTTCACTTGCTGAAATTTTGCTGGCAACAAACAGCTTTGATGAGAAATGTCTGATTGGTAAGGGAGGCTCCGCGAGAGTCTACAAAGGGATGATTGATAATGGAGGGACTCCAGTTGCTATAAAGAGATTGAGTTTTGTTAACAAAAGATGTGGAGGATCAATGTTCTGGACCGAAATTCAAATGCTTTCCAAGCTGAGACACAGTCACTTGGTGTCCCTTGTTGGTTATTGCGATGAACAGAATGAAATGATTCTTGTCTTTGAGTATATTCCTTGTGGTACTCTATCTGATCATCTGCATcgaagttttgaaaaaggctaTTACACCTTGTCGTGGATTGAGCGCTTAAGGATTTGTATTGGAGCTGCGCGGGGATTGGACTATCTTCACACGGGTACTAGCATTCATCAAAGAGTGATACATCGTGATGTGAAGACTACAAATATTTTGTTGGATGACCACTTGGAAGCTAAAATTGCAGACTTTGGAATTTCCAAGATTGTCACGGCAAATCAGGGGTGCACTTATGTCAGTACTGCTGTCAAGGGAACATTTGGGTATATGGATCCATCTTATTTTGTGACTGGAAGATTGACGAGGAAATCTGATGTGTACGCGTTTGGAGTTGTGCTGTTTGAAGTTTTGTCTGGAAGAAGAGCAGTTGATTTAAGTCGGGATGATAAGCAGTATAAGCAATTTGGTTTAGCTGGATGGGCACAGACTTGTATAAGACAAGGAAGAATAATTGAGATTGTTGATTCTACTCTGAAGAGTGAAatttcaaaagaatctttattgGCTTTTGTGAGAATTGCATACCGATGCTTAAATGGCCAGCCTGATTGTCGTCCTACAATGGCTGAAATTGTGGTAGTTCTTGAATTTGCATTGGCTCTGCAAGAGAATCCAGAGTTTACTCGATTTGAGGGGAAAAGTGGTAGTAATAGTCCACCACATCTCGCAGCAGTGGAGGTGGCATATGGAGAGGATCAAGTGAAGTCGTTTGAGATGAATCGTTCCAGGATAACATTCTCTGGGAAGTTCTGCAGGACCCTTTTAGCCTCAATCCGAGCATTATCCG TACACACAAATGCAAAGAGATTAAGCTACAACAGGAAAGAAAACAGGGTTGATAACAAATTGAGCCTGAACAAATTAGGTGTTTTCCCTGAGGCAAATAACAGAGCGAGGTTGAACAAAGTTGACATTTTCCCACAGGCAAAGGGTCTTGCGATGACTGCTGATTCAAGGAGGTTCAGCTTAGCAGAATTGAGTAGTACAACGAGAGGCTTTAGTCCGGATCTGATGTTGAGTGAGGGAAACTATGGAAGTGTTTTCATTGGCTGGCTTGATGAAGACACGTTTGCTCCCTCAAGAATTGGCATCGGAAAAGCAGTTGTCATAGTAAGATGTAGTCCAGATCAAAGACTCAGAACTAcacag atggaggtggatcTTTATGGAAGATATAACCATCCGAATCTTGCCAATCGTTTGGGATTCTGTTTAGAAGGCCAGGAATTACTGCTTATTTATGGATACATTCCGAATGGAAGTGTAGAAAGATACGCTTACAAAG ATAATGGAAAATCACTTTCTTGGGTTGTCTGGCTCAAAATATTGATAGGAACAGCACGGTATCTTGATTTTCTCCATTCCTCAGAGGATCATATCATTTTTGGCGAATTAACACCCTCTAGTATATTGCTGGATGAG gAATTTAATCCAAAGATCTGTATCCGTGGGAGCTCAAGACTTGGTCCTTCAGATGGTGATACACTAGTAACAGGCATTCCGTGTGTAAATGCACATTATTCTGCAGAATCAGAAGGATATCTCTCTCCAGAATACAAAGAAGCTG GTCAGTTGAGCTCGAAGAACGATGTCTATGCTTTTGGCGTGGTGTTACTGGAAATACTGACAGGAATGCGGGTTGTTGATGCTAACACGAGGAATAAGAAGAAGAATCTGGTGAACAAAGCCAGGCCTATTTTAGCCTGCGAAAGAAAATTTAAGCGGGTAGTGAACCCGAAGCTGCTAGAGCAAAAGTACTGTCCAGAGGgtttaaattcaattttatcaGATGTTCCAGCACTAGCATTACAATGTCTTGATCTTGACCCTGAAAAGCGGCCCTCAATGAAGCAAGTTGTGGAGATCTTAGAAAGAATTAATGGCATTGTACAGTAA
- the LOC108197593 gene encoding receptor like protein kinase S.2-like yields MGQRDIYEFNIRGTWSWCQPPKGLSPQDNNCRYHRYLTCLRVNKDCLNCLALICCLKEAALNCSRVDCHQVTSFTQNSRCWEEDARDNLKTSHFCLPLWGICRCFSLAEILLATNNFDEECLIGKGGSAKVYKGVIDDGATTVAIKRLSYISKQAVGSMFRTEIEMLSKFRHSHLVSLVGYCHEWHEMILVFEYISQGTLSDHLHQSFVKGYDTLSWIQRLKICIGAAQGLDYLHTGTSTSQRVIHRDVKSTNILLDGNLEAKIADFGISKIVATNQGCTYVSTAVRGTFGYMDPSYFTTGRLTRKSDVYAFGVVLFEVLSGRRAVNLSRDDEQLGLAGWAQNCIKQGRMNEIIDSNLKMQISKKSLLAFVKIASQCLNAQPSCRPTIAEVVVILEFSLALQGNSDATPIKGAIYTGYSGRCSTAVEVVYGKNHVKPFEINRWRATFSRKVCQILSTSIRSSSVHSNAKNSRSDGRVSQKKAGIFTEENSRMRMNKMGILPDAQGLFANANLRMFSLAELLSATRGFNPDMILGENYHGRTFVSWLDEDTLAPSRIGIGMLVAIKRTNSYARLRILQAEVDLCGRFYHPYVLKPLGFCLEKQEFLVVYEYTLKGNVARYAYKDGGKSLSWVIWLRILIGAAKYLDFLHSSEEHIIFGDFTLSSILLDWNFNPKIGYSASARFGPKDGGTLITGLPNLNAQHCAASEGYFSPEYKKAGHLSSKNDVYAFGVVLLEILTGRRVIDVNSKSKKRNLVNKARPVLACERKVKGVVNPKLLERETCPKVVNSILSDVPALALKCLDLDPKKRPSMRQVLEILERVNAIIQ; encoded by the exons atgggacagaggga CATTTACGAGTTCAATATACGAGGGACTTGGTCTTGGTGTCAACCACCCAAAGGCCTGTCCCCTCAAGATAATAACTGTAGATATCATCGGTACTTGACTTGTCTCAGAGTCAACAAGGAttgtttgaattgtcttgctctCATTTGCTGTCTGAAAGAAGCTGCATTGAATTGTTCAAGAGTTGATTGTCATCAAGTCACCAGTTTTACTCAAAATTCAAGATGTTGGGAGGAAGATGCAAGGGACAATCTCAAGACCTCACATTTCTGTTTGCCGTTAT GGGGTATATGTCGCTGTTTTTCACTTGCAGAGATTTTGCTAGCAACAAATAACTTTGATGAGGAGTGTCTAATTGGAAAGGGAGGATCCGCGAAAGTCTACAAAGGAGTGATTGATGATGGAGCGACTACTGTTGCTATAAAGAGATTGAGTTACATTTCCAAACAAGCTGTAGGATCAATGTTTAGGACAGAGATTGAGATGCTTTCCAAGTTTAGGCACAGTCACTTAGTGTCCCTTGTTGGCTATTGTCATGAATGGCATGAAATGATCCTCGTGTTTGAGTATATTTCCCAAGGCACTCTATCTGATCATCTGCATCAAAGTTTTGTGAAAGGTTATGACACCTTATCATGGATTCAACGGTTAAAAATTTGTATTGGAGCTGCACAGGGGTTGGACTACCTTCACACTGGTACTAGCACCAGTCAAAGAGTCATACATCGTGACGTGAAAAGTACTAATATATTGTTGGATGGCAATTTGGAAGCTAAAATAGCAGATTTTGGAATATCCAAGATTGTGGCAACAAATCAGGGATGCACTTATGTGAGTACAGCTGTTAGGGGCACCTTCGGATATATGGATCCATCATATTTTACAACAGGCAGATTGACTAGGAAATCGGATGTGTATGCATTTGGAGTTGTGCTGTTTGAAGTTTTGTCTGGAAGAAGAGCTGTGAATTTAAGTCGAGATGATGAGCAATTAGGTTTAGCTGGATGGGCTCAGAACTGTATCAAACAAGGTAGAATGAATGAAATTATTGATTCTAACCTGAAGatgcaaatttcaaaaaaatcctTATTAGCTTTTGTGAAAATTGCATCCCAGTGTTTAAATGCACAGCCTAGTTGCCGTCCAACAATTGCTGAAGTTGTGGTAATTCTTGAGTTTTCATTGGCATTGCAAGGAAATTCAGATGCTACACCAATTAAGGGGGCAATTTATACAGGTTACAGCGGACGATGTTCCACAGCAGTGGAGGTAGTATATGGTAAGAATCACGTCAAGCCATTTGAGATTAATCGTTGGAGGGCAACATTTTCAAGGAAGGTCTGCCAGATTCTCTCAACCTCGATCCGGTCATCATCTG TACATAGTAATGCTAAAAACAGTAGAAGCGATGGCAGAGTGAGCCAGAAAAAAGCTGGAATATTCACAGAGGAAAATAGCAGAATGAGGATGAACAAAATGGGCATTCTTCCAGATGCACAGGGCCTATTTGCAAATGCAAATCTAAGGATGTTCAGCTTGGCTGAATTGCTAAGTGCCACAAGAGGCTTTAATCCAGATATGATATTGGGTGAGAATTACCATGGAAGGACTTTCGTTAGTTGGCTTGACGAAGACACGCTTGCTCCCTCAAGGATTGGCATTGGAATGTTAGTTGCCATCAAGAGGACCAATTCATATGCAAGACTTAGAATTCTGCAG GCAGAGGTGGATCTGTGTGGAAGATTTTATCATCCATATGTTCTTAAGCCTCTAGGCTTCTGCTTAGAAAAGCAGGAGTTCCTGGTTGTTTATGAATACACACTGAAGGGAAACGTAGCAAGATACGCTTACAAAG ATGGGGGGAAATCACTTTCCTGGGTTATTTGGCTCAGAATATTAATAGGAGCAGCTAAATATCTTGATTTTCTCCATTCCTCAGAGGAGCATATCATCTTTGGCGACTTTACACTCTCTAGTATATTGCTGGATTGG AATTTCAATCCCAAGATTGGTTATAGTGCAAGTGCAAGATTTGGGCCCAAGGATGGTGGTACGCTTATAACAGGCCTTCCTAATCTAAATGCACAACATTGTGCAGCATCAGAGGGCTATTTTTCTCCAGAATACAAAAAAGCTG GTCATTTGAGCTCAAAGAACGATGTTTATGCATTTGGCGTGGTGCTATTGGAAATACTGACAGGAAGGCGGGTGATTGATGTGAACTCGAAGAGTAAAAAGAGAAATTTGGTGAATAAGGCCAGACCTGTTTTAGCATGCGAAAGAAAGGTTAAGGGAGTAGTGAACCCAAAGCTGCTAGAGCGAGAGACATGTCCAAAGGTTGTAAATTCAATTTTATCAGATGTTCCAGCACTAGCATTGAAATGTCTTGATCTTGACCCTAAAAAAAGACCCTCAATGAGACAAGTTTTGGAGATCTTAGAAAGAGTTAATGCCATTATACAGTGA